The Burkholderia lata genome contains a region encoding:
- a CDS encoding DUF4126 domain-containing protein has product MIEAISLGAGLAWASGLRLYLTVLIAGVLARFGWLHLPDTLAVLMSPWVIGAAAVLTVTEFLADKIPAFDSLWDAVHTFIRIPAGAVLAAGALGHADPTVLAVAGLAGGSLAGAAHVAKAGTRAMINLSPEPISNWIASSTEDGLVVGGLVLAFFVPLAFLVLLAAFIAASAWALPRLWRGVSGGFRGMANHMVSRLNSIGGKRD; this is encoded by the coding sequence ATGATCGAAGCCATTTCGCTCGGCGCGGGGCTCGCGTGGGCGAGCGGCCTGCGCCTGTACCTGACGGTGCTGATCGCCGGCGTGCTGGCGCGGTTCGGCTGGCTCCACCTGCCCGATACGCTGGCTGTCCTGATGTCGCCGTGGGTCATCGGCGCCGCAGCCGTGCTCACCGTCACCGAATTCCTTGCCGACAAGATCCCTGCGTTCGACTCGCTGTGGGATGCCGTGCACACCTTCATCCGCATTCCGGCCGGCGCGGTGCTCGCAGCCGGCGCGCTCGGCCATGCCGATCCGACCGTGCTCGCGGTCGCGGGGCTCGCGGGCGGCTCGCTCGCCGGTGCCGCGCACGTGGCGAAGGCCGGCACGCGCGCGATGATCAACCTGTCACCCGAACCGATTTCGAACTGGATCGCGTCGTCGACCGAGGACGGCCTCGTGGTCGGCGGGCTCGTGCTCGCGTTCTTCGTGCCGCTTGCATTCCTCGTGCTGCTTGCCGCCTTCATCGCGGCTTCCGCGTGGGCGCTCCCGCGCCTGTGGCGCGGTGTCTCGGGCGGCTTTCGCGGCATGGCGAACCACATGGTGTCGCGGCTCAACTCGATCGGGGGGAAGCGCGATTGA
- a CDS encoding DUF4118 domain-containing protein — protein sequence MNRPDPDQLLDKLQRDEEKQRRGQLKIFFGASAGVGKTYAMLQAARQRLQEGVDVVVGIVETHGRSETAALLDGLDVLPLARIDYRGRTLAEFDLDGALARQPQLILVDELAHSNVQGARHLKRWQDVYELLDAGIDVYTTVNVQHLESLNDVVGAITGIRVWETVPDRVFDAADEVTLVDLPAEELLERMRDGKVYLAQQAERAVRNFFRKGNLIALRELALRRTADRVDAQMREYRADRSIQRIWQARERLLVCVGPGAEAPTLVRAAARLAASLKADWIAVYVETPRLQRLPDARRQRTLDALKLAAELGAETATLAGGDAVAALIGYAKVRNVSKIVAGGSPKVGLVRRLARPFGEQLAERAGDVDLMLIRASASDEARAAPLDARARDWRDAFAQFGTHCSPPRHYVYAAAICAAITVVASLVSERLDLTNLVMLYLLGVVFSAVRLGRGPGVLQSFLSVAAFDYFFVPPRMSFSVSDTQYLLTFFGMLLTSLVISHLTSTLTRQASVAQRRERRTGAIYAMARELGAALTTEQIVEIGSRHVGEVFRARVAFLLPDSADKVRQKIEEPDAAVTLTGADLDSDVGQWVYDQQKPAGRGTDTLPATAALYLPLKAPMRTRGVLAVASREPRELEVPEQQRMLDAFAAQIALALERVHYVEIARDALVNMESERLRNSLLSAISHDLRTPLTTIVGFSSMLANGRTAARGGDAVAAERFAQREGELVDAIHDEALRMTGIVTNLLDMARLQAGSLQLKRQWSLLEETVGAALAACKRVLARHPARVVLPADLPLLQMDAVLMERLFTNLFENAAKYTPADTPLDIGAERMTEDGLPFVRVLVDDYGPGLPAGMETRIFDKFTRGEKESATPGIGLGLAICRAIVEAHGGKIGALNRTAPDGHVTGARFWFTLPVETPPAAPAVPDDEPDVPGASSPSESLPDHE from the coding sequence ATGAACCGTCCAGATCCAGACCAACTCCTCGACAAGCTGCAGCGCGACGAAGAAAAACAGCGGCGCGGCCAGCTCAAGATCTTCTTCGGCGCATCGGCCGGTGTCGGCAAGACCTACGCGATGCTGCAGGCCGCGCGCCAGCGCCTGCAGGAGGGCGTCGACGTCGTCGTCGGTATCGTCGAGACGCACGGGCGCAGCGAAACCGCTGCGCTGCTCGACGGCCTCGACGTGTTGCCGCTCGCGCGCATCGACTATCGCGGCCGCACGCTCGCCGAATTCGACCTCGACGGCGCGCTCGCGCGCCAGCCGCAACTGATCCTCGTCGACGAACTCGCACACTCGAACGTACAGGGCGCACGGCACCTGAAGCGCTGGCAGGACGTGTACGAACTGCTCGATGCGGGCATCGACGTCTACACGACCGTCAACGTCCAGCACCTCGAAAGCCTGAACGACGTGGTCGGCGCGATCACCGGCATCCGCGTGTGGGAGACGGTGCCCGACCGCGTGTTCGACGCGGCCGACGAAGTCACGCTCGTCGACCTGCCGGCCGAGGAACTGCTCGAGCGGATGCGCGACGGCAAGGTCTATCTCGCGCAGCAGGCCGAGCGTGCGGTGCGCAACTTCTTCCGCAAGGGCAACCTGATCGCGCTGCGCGAACTGGCGCTGCGGCGCACGGCCGATCGCGTCGACGCGCAGATGCGCGAATACCGCGCCGACCGTTCGATCCAGCGCATCTGGCAGGCGCGCGAGCGGCTGCTCGTGTGCGTCGGTCCCGGCGCCGAAGCGCCGACGCTCGTGCGGGCGGCCGCGCGGCTCGCCGCGAGCCTGAAGGCCGACTGGATCGCCGTCTATGTGGAAACGCCGCGCCTGCAACGGCTGCCCGATGCGCGACGGCAACGCACGCTCGACGCGCTGAAGCTCGCGGCCGAGCTCGGCGCGGAGACGGCCACGCTCGCCGGTGGCGACGCGGTTGCCGCGCTGATCGGCTATGCGAAGGTGCGCAACGTGTCGAAGATCGTCGCGGGCGGCTCGCCGAAGGTCGGGCTCGTGCGCCGCCTCGCGCGGCCGTTCGGCGAGCAGCTTGCCGAACGCGCGGGCGACGTCGACCTGATGCTGATCCGTGCGTCCGCGAGCGACGAGGCGCGCGCCGCACCGCTCGACGCGCGTGCGCGCGACTGGCGCGATGCGTTCGCGCAGTTCGGCACGCATTGTTCGCCGCCGCGGCACTACGTGTACGCGGCCGCGATCTGCGCGGCGATCACGGTCGTCGCGAGCCTCGTGTCCGAGCGGCTCGACCTCACGAACCTCGTGATGCTGTACCTGCTCGGCGTCGTGTTCTCGGCCGTGCGGCTCGGGCGCGGCCCGGGCGTGCTGCAGTCGTTCCTGTCGGTGGCCGCGTTCGATTACTTCTTCGTGCCGCCGCGCATGTCGTTCTCGGTCAGCGACACGCAGTACCTGCTGACTTTCTTCGGGATGCTGCTGACGTCGCTCGTGATCAGCCACCTGACGTCGACGCTGACGCGCCAGGCGAGCGTCGCGCAGCGCCGCGAGCGGCGCACCGGCGCGATCTACGCGATGGCGCGCGAGCTGGGCGCGGCGCTGACCACCGAGCAGATCGTCGAGATCGGCAGCCGCCACGTGGGCGAGGTGTTCCGTGCGCGCGTCGCGTTCCTGCTGCCCGACAGCGCGGACAAGGTGCGGCAGAAGATCGAGGAGCCCGATGCGGCCGTCACGCTGACGGGCGCCGATCTCGACAGCGACGTCGGCCAGTGGGTGTACGACCAGCAGAAGCCGGCCGGCCGCGGCACCGATACGTTGCCCGCGACAGCCGCGCTGTACCTGCCGCTGAAGGCGCCGATGCGCACGCGCGGCGTGCTCGCGGTGGCGTCGCGCGAGCCGCGCGAACTCGAGGTGCCGGAACAGCAGCGGATGCTCGACGCATTCGCCGCGCAGATCGCACTCGCGCTCGAACGCGTGCACTACGTCGAGATCGCGCGCGACGCGCTCGTCAACATGGAATCCGAGCGGCTGCGCAACTCGCTGCTGTCGGCGATCTCGCACGACCTGCGCACGCCGCTCACGACGATCGTCGGCTTCTCGTCGATGCTCGCGAACGGGCGCACGGCCGCGCGGGGCGGCGACGCCGTGGCGGCCGAGCGCTTCGCGCAGCGCGAGGGCGAACTCGTCGACGCGATCCACGACGAGGCGCTGCGGATGACGGGCATCGTCACGAACCTGCTCGACATGGCGCGGCTGCAGGCCGGCAGCCTGCAGTTGAAGCGCCAGTGGTCGCTGCTCGAGGAAACCGTCGGCGCCGCACTCGCCGCATGCAAGCGCGTGCTCGCCCGCCATCCCGCGCGCGTCGTGCTGCCGGCCGACCTGCCGCTCCTGCAGATGGACGCGGTGCTGATGGAGCGCCTGTTCACCAACCTGTTCGAGAACGCGGCAAAGTACACGCCGGCCGATACGCCGCTCGACATCGGTGCCGAGCGCATGACGGAAGACGGCCTGCCGTTCGTGCGCGTGCTCGTCGACGACTACGGTCCCGGCCTGCCGGCCGGGATGGAAACGCGGATCTTCGACAAGTTCACGCGCGGCGAGAAGGAATCGGCGACGCCGGGCATCGGCCTCGGCCTCGCGATCTGCCGCGCGATCGTCGAGGCGCACGGCGGTAAAATCGGCGCGCTCAACCGTACGGCACCCGACGGCCACGTGACGGGCGCGCGTTTCTGGTTCACGCTGCCGGTCGAGACACCGCCGGCCGCGCCTGCCGTACCCGACGACGAACCCGATGTACCGGGTGCGTCGTCCCCATCCGAATCATTGCCAGACCATGAGTGA
- a CDS encoding alanyl-tRNA editing protein, translated as MTTQALFREDAYLTQCDAAVLAVGDDGIRLDRTVFYPLGGGQAGDTGTLTLPDGSTIAIADTRKAKFDGATPDDAVHVPAPGQEASVAALVAGTRVVAEIDWLRRYRHMRLHTAAHLMCAVLPYAVDGCSVTADYVRLDFATSDAIDRDDVERRLAGLVVGAHPVTTEWITDDEMAARPDLVRTMSVKPPMGLGRVRLLRIEQVDLQPCGGTHVRNTSEIGALRVAKLEKKSARTRRLVLEFA; from the coding sequence ATGACGACACAAGCGCTGTTTCGCGAAGACGCGTACCTCACGCAATGCGATGCGGCCGTCCTGGCCGTCGGCGACGACGGCATCCGGCTCGACCGCACCGTGTTCTATCCGCTCGGCGGCGGCCAGGCCGGCGACACCGGCACGCTGACGCTGCCCGACGGCAGCACGATCGCGATTGCCGATACGCGCAAGGCCAAGTTCGACGGCGCGACCCCCGACGATGCCGTGCACGTGCCCGCACCGGGGCAGGAGGCGAGCGTCGCGGCGCTCGTGGCCGGCACGCGCGTGGTCGCGGAGATCGACTGGCTGCGCCGCTACCGCCACATGCGGCTGCATACGGCCGCGCACCTGATGTGCGCGGTGCTGCCGTACGCGGTCGACGGCTGCAGCGTGACGGCCGACTACGTGCGGCTCGATTTTGCGACGTCCGATGCAATCGACCGCGATGACGTCGAGCGACGCCTCGCCGGCCTGGTGGTCGGCGCGCACCCGGTCACGACCGAATGGATCACTGACGACGAGATGGCCGCACGGCCGGACCTCGTCCGCACGATGAGCGTGAAGCCGCCGATGGGCCTCGGCCGCGTGCGGCTGCTGCGCATCGAACAGGTCGACCTGCAGCCGTGCGGCGGCACACATGTGCGCAACACGTCCGAAATCGGCGCGCTGCGGGTCGCGAAACTGGAAAAGAAGAGCGCGCGCACCCGGCGCCTCGTACTGGAGTTTGCATGA
- a CDS encoding group II truncated hemoglobin produces the protein MTDVNDDAPSQPTAFELVGGEARVREMVDRFYDLMDLEPEFAQIRALHPDSLDGSRDKFFWFLCGWLGGPDHYISRFGHPRLRARHLPFPIASVERDQWLRCMAWAMDDIGLPEPLRERLMHSFYDTADWMRNRPG, from the coding sequence ATGACCGATGTGAATGACGATGCGCCGTCGCAACCCACGGCGTTCGAGCTCGTGGGCGGCGAAGCCCGCGTGCGCGAAATGGTGGACCGCTTTTACGACCTGATGGATCTCGAGCCCGAGTTCGCGCAGATTCGCGCGCTGCACCCGGATTCGCTAGACGGTTCGCGCGACAAGTTTTTCTGGTTCCTGTGCGGGTGGCTCGGCGGCCCCGACCACTACATCAGCCGGTTCGGCCATCCGCGGCTGCGCGCGCGGCACCTGCCGTTCCCGATCGCGTCGGTCGAGCGCGACCAGTGGCTGCGCTGCATGGCGTGGGCGATGGACGACATCGGGCTGCCCGAGCCGCTGCGCGAGCGGCTCATGCATTCGTTCTACGACACGGCCGACTGGATGCGCAACCGGCCCGGTTGA
- a CDS encoding ABC transporter permease: MKGRQHAAQPPAGQPGHEVSAHAGRFGLRDLIRQAARMTARDWRAGELTLLVLALVLAVAALTSVGFLADRLRQGLERDARQMLGADFVVRADRPVDPSFDQQARALGLRTATTAIFPSMIASATGGQATDAAPSRLAAVKAVSPGYPLRGAVEILPAGAAVAQKAAEIPAPGTVWADPALLDALHLKAGDTVRVGLRTFKVAASISRELDRGFSFVNFSPRLMMRADELAATGLTGYGSRVTYRLLVAGDQQAVTRFEAYAHARVDGGKLRGVGLESLQEGQPQVRQTLDRARHFLTLVALLTALLAAVAIAMAAQRYMRRHLDGCATMRCLGVSRRTLGALFALEFAGIGIVSGAAGAVLGYGGHWALLAALGGLIDVVLPPPTLWPALIGVGAALVLLLGFALPPLVPLTRVPPVRVLRREWGDASRTAWAAYAIGVVLFAALLIVAAGNLKLGLIVAGGFAGALVGFALIARLVLFAAARAVRNARVAAGVGWRYALASLHRRGTASALQITALALGLMCLLLIAITRNDLVAGWRQSTPPDAPNQFLIDIQPDQRADVAAYLTAHGVRDAEPAPMVRGRLVAINGKPVNPDAYPSEEARRLVDREFNLSYTTELPSDNRIVEGDWFGTAATPQISIEAGLAKTLNVKPGDMLRFDVTGLTVDAPITSVRKLDWGSFRVNFFVLMPPPVLKDFPAVYLTSFHLPASDAALLDPLIARYPNLTAIDVAPILAQLQRMMLQVVGAVQFLFAFTLAAGVLVLYTALAGTRDERVREAALLRALGASRAQVNAVQRAEFVVVGALAGALASAGAIAVGWVLASRVFDFQLAVDPWLVPAGIAAGIVCAGAAGWLSLHNVLRRPALQSLRDA, translated from the coding sequence TTGAAGGGGCGGCAACACGCGGCGCAGCCGCCGGCCGGGCAACCCGGCCATGAGGTGAGCGCGCATGCCGGCCGCTTCGGCCTGCGCGACCTGATCCGCCAGGCCGCCCGCATGACCGCGCGCGACTGGCGCGCGGGCGAGTTGACGCTGCTCGTCCTTGCCTTGGTGCTCGCGGTCGCGGCGCTGACGAGCGTCGGCTTCCTTGCCGACCGGCTGCGCCAGGGGCTCGAGCGCGACGCGCGCCAGATGCTCGGCGCCGATTTCGTCGTGCGGGCCGATCGCCCCGTCGATCCGTCGTTCGACCAGCAGGCCCGCGCGCTCGGGCTGCGTACCGCGACGACCGCCATCTTCCCGAGCATGATCGCGTCCGCCACGGGCGGGCAGGCGACCGACGCGGCGCCCTCTCGCCTCGCGGCCGTGAAGGCCGTGTCGCCCGGCTATCCGTTGCGCGGCGCGGTCGAGATCCTGCCGGCCGGCGCTGCCGTCGCGCAGAAGGCCGCCGAGATTCCCGCGCCCGGCACCGTATGGGCCGATCCGGCGCTGCTCGATGCGCTGCACCTGAAAGCGGGCGATACGGTGCGTGTCGGACTGCGCACGTTCAAGGTCGCCGCATCGATCTCCCGCGAACTCGATCGCGGCTTTTCCTTCGTCAATTTTTCGCCGCGGTTGATGATGCGCGCCGATGAACTCGCCGCAACGGGGCTCACGGGCTACGGCAGCCGTGTTACGTACCGGCTGCTGGTCGCCGGCGACCAGCAGGCTGTCACACGCTTCGAAGCGTATGCGCACGCACGTGTCGACGGCGGGAAGCTGCGCGGCGTCGGTCTGGAATCGTTGCAGGAAGGCCAGCCGCAGGTGCGGCAGACGCTGGATCGAGCGCGCCACTTCCTGACGCTCGTCGCACTGCTTACCGCGCTGCTCGCGGCGGTCGCGATTGCGATGGCCGCGCAGCGCTACATGCGGCGCCACCTCGACGGCTGTGCGACGATGCGCTGCCTCGGCGTGAGCCGCCGCACGCTCGGCGCGCTGTTTGCGCTCGAATTCGCCGGGATCGGGATCGTGTCCGGTGCCGCAGGCGCGGTGCTCGGCTACGGCGGCCACTGGGCGTTGCTGGCCGCGCTCGGTGGCCTGATCGACGTGGTGCTGCCGCCGCCCACGCTGTGGCCGGCGCTGATTGGCGTGGGCGCTGCGCTCGTGCTGCTGCTCGGCTTCGCGCTGCCGCCGCTCGTGCCGCTCACGCGCGTGCCGCCGGTGCGCGTGCTGCGGCGCGAGTGGGGCGACGCGTCGCGCACCGCATGGGCCGCGTACGCGATCGGCGTCGTGCTGTTCGCGGCGCTGCTGATCGTGGCGGCCGGCAACCTGAAACTCGGGCTGATCGTCGCGGGCGGTTTCGCCGGCGCGCTGGTCGGTTTCGCGCTGATCGCGCGGCTCGTGCTGTTCGCCGCCGCGCGCGCGGTGCGCAATGCGCGCGTGGCTGCGGGCGTCGGCTGGCGCTACGCACTCGCGTCGCTGCACCGGCGCGGCACGGCCAGCGCGCTGCAGATCACCGCACTCGCGCTTGGCCTGATGTGCCTGCTGCTGATCGCGATCACGCGCAACGACCTCGTCGCGGGCTGGCGTCAGTCGACGCCGCCCGATGCGCCGAATCAGTTCCTGATCGACATCCAGCCCGACCAGCGCGCTGACGTCGCGGCCTACCTGACCGCGCACGGCGTGCGCGACGCGGAGCCCGCGCCGATGGTGCGCGGCCGCCTCGTCGCGATCAACGGCAAGCCGGTGAATCCGGACGCGTACCCGTCCGAGGAGGCGCGCCGGCTCGTCGACCGCGAGTTCAACCTGTCCTATACGACCGAGCTGCCGTCCGACAACCGGATCGTCGAAGGCGACTGGTTCGGCACCGCGGCCACGCCGCAGATCTCGATCGAGGCCGGCCTCGCGAAGACGCTGAACGTGAAGCCGGGCGACATGCTGCGCTTCGACGTGACGGGGCTGACGGTCGACGCGCCGATCACGAGCGTGCGCAAGCTCGACTGGGGTTCGTTCCGCGTCAATTTCTTCGTGCTGATGCCGCCGCCGGTGCTGAAGGATTTCCCGGCCGTGTACCTGACGAGCTTCCATTTGCCCGCATCGGATGCCGCGCTGCTCGATCCGCTGATCGCGCGCTACCCGAACCTGACCGCGATCGACGTCGCGCCGATTCTCGCGCAGCTGCAGCGGATGATGCTGCAGGTGGTCGGGGCGGTGCAGTTCCTGTTTGCGTTCACGCTCGCGGCCGGCGTGCTCGTGCTGTACACGGCGCTTGCCGGCACGCGCGACGAGCGGGTGCGCGAGGCCGCGCTGCTGCGCGCGCTCGGCGCGTCGCGCGCGCAGGTCAACGCGGTGCAGCGCGCGGAATTCGTCGTGGTCGGCGCGCTGGCTGGTGCGCTGGCATCGGCGGGCGCGATCGCGGTCGGCTGGGTGCTCGCGTCGCGTGTATTCGACTTCCAGCTCGCCGTCGATCCGTGGCTGGTGCCGGCCGGCATCGCGGCCGGCATCGTGTGCGCCGGTGCGGCCGGCTGGCTGAGCCTGCATAATGTGCTGCGGCGCCCCGCGCTGCAGTCGCTGCGCGACGCATGA
- a CDS encoding putative hemolysin, with protein sequence MSVRLVVICALALAASGAFAQPLPPGQQPSSQQQAMANPASVNCAKLGGRHTVRNLSSGQVGMCVFKDGRVCEEWALYRDDRCVGGATPKRVSN encoded by the coding sequence ATGTCCGTCCGTCTGGTCGTCATCTGTGCGCTGGCGCTTGCTGCGTCTGGCGCGTTCGCCCAACCGCTGCCGCCCGGGCAGCAACCGTCGTCGCAGCAGCAGGCGATGGCCAATCCCGCGTCGGTCAATTGCGCCAAGCTCGGCGGCCGCCACACGGTCCGCAACCTGTCGAGCGGGCAGGTCGGCATGTGCGTGTTCAAGGATGGCCGCGTGTGCGAGGAGTGGGCGCTGTACCGCGACGACCGCTGCGTCGGCGGCGCCACGCCGAAGCGCGTATCGAACTGA
- the kdpC gene encoding potassium-transporting ATPase subunit KdpC, which yields MKTLIRPLVVIFVVLTAVTGLAYPAVMTVFGQAVFPSQANGSLIEKDGKAVGSALIGQQFDAPKYFWGRLSATSPMPYNATGSGGSNLGPLNPSLADQVKGRIAALRDAGTDMSKPVPVDLVTASASGLDPEITPAAAAYQVERVAKARNLAPDAVAQLVAANTKGRQFGVLGEPRVNVLKLNLALDAAQAAH from the coding sequence ATGAAAACGTTGATTCGTCCGCTCGTCGTGATCTTTGTCGTGCTGACCGCGGTGACGGGGCTCGCTTACCCGGCCGTGATGACCGTGTTCGGCCAGGCCGTGTTCCCGTCGCAGGCGAACGGCAGCCTGATCGAGAAGGACGGCAAGGCAGTCGGCTCCGCGCTGATCGGCCAGCAGTTCGATGCGCCGAAGTACTTCTGGGGCCGCCTGTCGGCCACGTCGCCGATGCCGTACAACGCGACCGGTTCCGGCGGCTCGAACCTCGGCCCGCTGAACCCGTCGCTCGCCGACCAGGTGAAGGGGCGCATCGCCGCGCTGCGCGACGCGGGCACCGACATGTCGAAGCCGGTGCCGGTCGACCTCGTGACGGCGTCGGCGAGCGGCCTCGATCCGGAGATCACGCCGGCCGCCGCCGCGTACCAGGTCGAGCGCGTCGCGAAGGCGCGCAACCTGGCGCCCGATGCGGTCGCGCAGCTCGTCGCCGCGAACACGAAGGGCCGCCAGTTCGGCGTGCTCGGCGAACCGCGCGTGAACGTGCTGAAGCTGAACCTCGCGCTCGACGCGGCGCAGGCCGCGCACTGA
- the sugE gene encoding quaternary ammonium compound efflux SMR transporter SugE has product MAWVLLFIAGLLEVAWAAGMKSSDGFTKLGPSVFTIVTALASFGLLAVAMRQLPLGTAYAVWTGIGAVGAFVFGIVMMGEALTVARVASAALIVAGLIGLKLSSAA; this is encoded by the coding sequence ATGGCGTGGGTATTGTTGTTCATTGCCGGTTTGCTGGAAGTGGCCTGGGCGGCCGGCATGAAATCGTCGGACGGCTTTACGAAGCTCGGTCCGTCGGTGTTTACGATCGTGACGGCGCTGGCCAGCTTCGGGCTGCTCGCGGTCGCGATGCGCCAGTTGCCGCTCGGCACCGCGTACGCGGTGTGGACGGGCATCGGCGCGGTCGGTGCGTTCGTGTTCGGCATCGTGATGATGGGCGAGGCGCTCACCGTCGCGCGGGTCGCGAGCGCCGCGCTGATCGTCGCGGGGCTGATCGGCCTCAAGCTGTCGTCGGCAGCCTGA
- the kdpE gene encoding two-component system response regulator KdpE: MSEPSLTVVLIEDEKQIRRFVRAALEEEDIAVFEAETGKQGLIDAATRKPDLVIVDLGLPDTDGLDVIRELRGWSEVPVIVLSARTQEEEKVAALDAGADDYLTKPFGVSELRARIRAQLRRRNQGGANESPKVTFGTVIVDLALRQVWRDNEIVHLTPLEYRLLATLVRHAGRVLTHRQLLRDVWGPSHVESHHYLRIYMAHLRQKLERDPAQPEYIVTETGVGYRLVGAA, encoded by the coding sequence ATGAGTGAACCCAGCCTGACCGTCGTCCTGATCGAGGACGAAAAGCAGATCCGCCGTTTCGTGCGCGCCGCGCTCGAGGAGGAGGACATCGCGGTGTTCGAGGCCGAGACGGGCAAGCAGGGGCTGATCGACGCGGCGACGCGCAAGCCCGATCTCGTGATCGTCGACCTCGGCCTGCCCGATACCGACGGCCTCGACGTGATCCGCGAGCTGCGCGGCTGGTCCGAGGTGCCGGTGATCGTGCTGTCCGCGCGCACGCAGGAAGAAGAGAAGGTCGCGGCGCTCGACGCGGGCGCCGACGATTACCTGACCAAGCCGTTCGGCGTGTCCGAACTGCGTGCGCGGATTCGCGCGCAACTGCGCCGGCGCAACCAGGGTGGCGCGAACGAGTCGCCGAAGGTGACCTTCGGCACCGTCATCGTCGATCTCGCGCTGCGCCAGGTGTGGCGCGACAACGAGATCGTGCACCTGACGCCGCTCGAGTACCGGCTGCTCGCGACGCTCGTGCGGCATGCGGGGCGCGTGCTCACGCACCGCCAGCTGCTGCGCGACGTGTGGGGGCCGTCGCACGTCGAAAGCCACCATTACCTGCGGATCTACATGGCGCACCTGCGCCAGAAGCTCGAGCGCGACCCGGCGCAGCCCGAGTACATCGTCACCGAGACGGGCGTCGGCTACCGGCTCGTCGGCGCCGCATGA